Genomic segment of Chitinivibrionia bacterium:
ATTATGCAACGTCAAAGAGAACTTGCTGTTCAATCGTCTAACGCGACCTATACATCTACCGAGCGCGCTTATATGGACGCAGAGTTTCAGGCATTGACAAGCGAGATCACAAGAATTGTCAATGTAACGAACTTCAACGGTATTAAGCTCTTGACAGATGATAGCGCTTTCATTGAAGATCATTTGCAAGTTGATGCAAATAACGAAGACGATGATAGAATTCAAATTACTTACGAAAGTGTTGAGGATGTAACAGGCAATGTTACAGACCAAACTTCTGCACGAGCGGCGATTGACGAATTAGACGGCTTAATTGAAGATCTCAGCGAATCGCGTTCATCAATTGGTGCGTTGGTAAATCGTTTGGAGAGTACAATCAACAACCTTACTGTGTCTATTACCAACCAGCAAGCGGCGGAAAGCCAAATCAGAGACGTGGACTTTGCAA
This window contains:
- a CDS encoding flagellin — encoded protein: MRINNNISSMHTQGALFQNNRAVGKDLEKLSTGFRINRASDDAAGLAVSEGLRTQVRGQTMAKRNALDGISALNIAEGAMNEIHAIMQRQRELAVQSSNATYTSTERAYMDAEFQALTSEITRIVNVTNFNGIKLLTDDSAFIEDHLQVDANNEDDDRIQITYESVEDVTGNVTDQTSARAAIDELDGLIEDLSESRSSIGALVNRLESTINNLTVSITNQQAAESQIRDVDFA